The window CTGGTGCTGATGGATACGGATCCCTTACATCAACGTCCCACTACTCCTTCTCTTGCGGACGATCCGACGCCCTCCGGCAAAGTCTTGCGTACCTTTGACCCGGATAAGGCGCAACTGAATACCTGGACAAAGCGGGTGGTGATGTCGGATGGTAATCTTAACCATTATCTGCGGGAGCACGGTATTTATCTGGACAGCGATTGGAATTTGTTGAATAGCCTGAGTGAAACCAAGCTACACCAGTTATTGACGGACAATGGGCAGGCGAGTGCGGCCAGCCTGCAGCGGGACACTGCTATCTTGCAAAGCTACCATGACGTCTACCGACGCGATCGCTTAGTATCACGCACCCAGGCTTCTGTCGCCAGCCGTCGCCGCTGTTCCCCGCCGAGCCCCGAGCAGCTCGAACGAATGGTGCAGCAGATCCAACAAACCTGGCTGGGCAAGGCCGATGGGTGGCAGGTGCAGCAGATCACAGCGGATGGGATCCTCACCCAGTTGACGGCCTGGGCCCAACTGATGCGGCGATCGCGCCATCCTCCCACTCTGTCCCTCGATAATCCTGACTACTACCAGCTCGCAGAGACGGCCCAGAGCCCTGGGGATGCTGACGATGCCCAATCCGATCAGCAGCAGTTTCTCCAAGACTACCGTCAGGCTTTGGTGGAAGCCATGGATGCGGCGATCGCCCTCACCCTTACCCATCGAGTAGCGTCTTTCAACCAGCGTCGTAAACCGCCGAAAGCAGCAGAATTTCTGGAGGGGCTGCACCGCTCTGTTTGTCGCAAAGAATCCATGGGGGCGATCGCTCCCCACCTGGGTCTAACCGCCCAATATCAAGTCACTCGTCTGCTCAATCTCAAAGCCCTGCGGGCAGATATTCGTCGAGAACTACAGCATCGCCTACGCCACCGCATAGGCCAATTGGCCCAGGACTATGTAGAAGTATCGACCATGGATCAGACCTTAGACCATGTCCTAGATGCGGCTCTGGATGCAGAGCTGGAGCGAATCATCGGCGAAGCAGAGACCGAATCGTTTAATGCCTATGGAACCTCTCGCAGTCTGCTGAGCCAACGTCTTTGCCATTATCTTACCCGTAGGAGCGCCCCTTTATGACATACCTTACCCTGGACTATGATGACCGATTAGGCGAACGGTTTCTGCATCCCGACGCGATCGCCCTTAGTGATGAAGCGATCGCTTGGGCTGCCACCCGCAGCCAAGCTGTAAACCCCTCGGATGATTGGGGCACCTACCTACACCTCCTGGCCTGGATTGGCGTCAGGGAATGGCTGCAAAGGCGATCGCCGCGCTTAGCTATCCCAGCCTGGGATCCGGCAACCCTGCCGTCTTATCCACCTACTCTACAGATAGGAGAGGCGATCGCCCAACTGGTAGCGATCGCTTGCCTAGAGGATGGCACGGTGGAGCTACCTAGACGTTGGGTAGAAACGACGTCCGCATCGCTGTATGTTCTCGTCGAGGTGTTAGACGAGATCGACCAGGTGCAGGTGCGCGGCTTTCTGCCCCGAACTGCCCTGATGCAGGCTATCCAAACGGCAGGCCTAGAGCCGAACGTCCACGATATCTACAGCTTGCCCGTAGACTGGTTTGACCTAGACCCCGATCGGTTGCTGCTGCAAACTGATTTTGGCACCCTGGGAGCGATCGCCCCGGCGGCCACCCCGGATCTAGCTGCCACGCCAGACCTAGCCGCCGCCCGCGCCCGTCCTGCCATCAATGCCGCCCAGTGGTTCCGCGACCAACTGGATCAGGTGGCCCAGGATCTTGCCTGGATCTTACTCCCCTCCTTTTCCTACAGTCCCGCTCTGCGTTCCCTGCGATCGCCCATCGAGCAACTGGATGGCATCCTCAGCGACCTTACCCGCCATCGCGACGTCACCATTCCCACCACTGCCCGTTCCGCTGCCTACGACTTCCGCGTTGATGACGCCTCCCTACGGCTCTACGTCGTCCTCTGGGATCTGCCCAGCGCCAGTGACGACTCAGACTGGAACCTCTTGGTGATCCTCAGCCCTCAGCCCGACTCCCTCATGCCCCTCGGCACCTGTCTGCACATCCATGATGACCAAAGCCTGCTCACCGAAACCACTCTGCAGGACGCCAGCAGCACCTTCCTCTATGCCCAGGTGGCCGGCGTGCAGCAGGAGCAGTTTTTGATTAGCGTGCGATCGCCCAGCGGTATTCATCTTTCCTTACCTCCCATCGCGTTCATGCCGTGAACTAACTCTATCCCATGCGTGATTTCCCCCTCCTTTTCCAACTCACCGTTCAGCAGGTGGATGCGACCTGTACCTTTCAGCTCACCTGGGGGGGCGGGCAACGCCTCCATGCTCAGCAGCCGATGCCGCCAGACCTGATGCGCCTATACTGGGATTGGCAGCGCGCCTATCTTAACTTTTACCGCAGCTTACCCAAAAGTGACCTGCAGAATGAACCGGAGCAACCGTTGCCCGATGATGCCCTGCGCGGCCGCCTGATTACCAAAGGGGCCGGCACTTCCACCGCCACCGATTGGCAGGCAGACCTGGCAGACCTTCAACAACGGCTGCAGCTCGAACTACACCGCTGGCTCCATAGCCCTGCCCTGTACACCATTCGCCAAGAAGTGCTGAAAGCCGCCCATACTGCCGAGAAGCAGAATGCGATCGTCGATCTGCTGATCACCTGCCATCCCCTCGATCTAGCCCGCTTACCCTGGGAAACCTGGGAACTAGGAGCAGACAGCGGCATTGCTGCCCACCTACGCCTAGCCCGCGCCCCTTTTACCATCCAATCTGCCATGCCAGCGATCGCCCCCAAGCGCCGCCGTCCACGGATCTTGATGATCCTGGGGGATGACCGTGGCCTAAACTTTCAGCGAG of the Leptolyngbya sp. CCY15150 genome contains:
- a CDS encoding DUF1822 family protein, whose translation is MTYLTLDYDDRLGERFLHPDAIALSDEAIAWAATRSQAVNPSDDWGTYLHLLAWIGVREWLQRRSPRLAIPAWDPATLPSYPPTLQIGEAIAQLVAIACLEDGTVELPRRWVETTSASLYVLVEVLDEIDQVQVRGFLPRTALMQAIQTAGLEPNVHDIYSLPVDWFDLDPDRLLLQTDFGTLGAIAPAATPDLAATPDLAAARARPAINAAQWFRDQLDQVAQDLAWILLPSFSYSPALRSLRSPIEQLDGILSDLTRHRDVTIPTTARSAAYDFRVDDASLRLYVVLWDLPSASDDSDWNLLVILSPQPDSLMPLGTCLHIHDDQSLLTETTLQDASSTFLYAQVAGVQQEQFLISVRSPSGIHLSLPPIAFMP